The segment TCGCGGTGCCCGCGGACCGGACCGCCGTCTTCTCCCCTTTCGGCCTCGGGGTGCTCGATCTCGCGGTCGGCAAGTACGTCTACGACGAGGTGGTCAGGTCCGGGGAACTGCGAGTCGTCGACGGCTTCTTCCACGAACTGCGCCGGTACGGATGAGCGGCCACGGTCGGACGGACCGTCCAACGGTGTGCTGCCGCAGGTGAGGAGACCAACGTGCCAGTCATATCAGCGCCCTACGCGTTCAACGAGGAGGAGCTCTATGTCGACCTCCGGTCGATCTTCGGACACTCCCTCTTCCTCAAGTGCGAGGGCTTCAACTTCGCCGGCTCGATCAAGCTGAAGGCCGCGACCGAGATGGTGGAGTCCGCCGAACGGGCCGGTGACCTGCGTCCGGAGACGGTCCTGGTCGAATCCTCATCCGGCAACCTCGGCGTGGCACTCAGCATGATCGCGGCGAGCAAGGGCTACCGCTTTCTGTGTGTGACGGACTCCCGCTGCAACTTGGCCACCCGGCTGATGATGGAGGCTCTGGGCAGCCAGGTGCATGTGGTCGCCGACCAGGAGTCCAACGGCGGCTTCCTCGGCGCCCGGCTCGCGTACATCCGCAATCTGTGCGCCGCCGACGACCGCTGTCTGTGGCTCAGCCAGTACACCAACCCGAGCAACTGGAAGGCGCACTACCGCAGGACGGCACCGGCCATCGCCCGCGCTTTCCCGCGGCTGGACCTGCTGTTCGTCGGCGCCGGCACCACCGGCACCCTGATGGGCTGCGCCCGCTACTTCCGGGAGTGGCACCGGCCGGTGCGGATCGTCGCCGTGGACAGTGTCGGCTCGGTGACCTTCGGCGGCACTCCGGGGCACCGGATGATCCCCGGCCTGGGCATGAGCGTCCAGCCGCCGCTGCTCGACGAGTCCTACGTGGACGACGTGGTCCGGGTCGAGGAGGCGGACACCATCCGCACCTGCCACCGGCTGGCCAAACGCGGCTTCGTGTTCGGCGGCTCGACCGGCACCGTGGTCAGCGGCGCGACGGACTGGCTCACCCTGCACGACGCACAGGACCGCACGGCGGTGGCCATCGCCCCGGACCTCGGCGAGCGCTATCTGGACACCGTCTACCACGACAACTGGGTGCAGGATCTGTACGGCGAGCACGTCCTCGACCCCGAAGCGCCCGTCAGCGCCGATGTCGCCCCGCTCGGTCCCACATCCCCGACGGGGCCACCGGAGGCACCGCCACGCCGCCGGCGGCGGCGCCACGACGCCTGAGGCCGGCGCCGGGCCGAGCCGCCGAGCCGGCCGCCCCGCAACCGGCGGGGCGGTCGGCCGCGTCAGGCCCTGCGCGGCGAGGTCGTCACCGGGTCAGTCCTCGCCGACGGCGACGACGACCACGGCATGGCCACCGCCGATGCCGACCACGGCCGCGTCGAACGTGGCCTCGGTGACCGGCGTCCAGGAGCCCCTGCTGCCCTCCCAGTACGCGGCGTTGCCATTGGCACGCCACTGGGCGTCCGGGCCGAGCAACTCCACCAGCCCGTCGGCCAGGGCATCCGCCACCGGGCGCATCGGGCCGTCCCCGCCGCCCGGGTAGACGAGGCTGCGGATGAGCGTGGCGGCGAGCCAGGGCGACACCTCGGGTTGCGGGATCTGCCGGCGCAGTGCGGTCGCCATCTGCTTCGGGCCCTTCGGGCCGCCATGCGGGTGTTTGCACTCCCGGCAGTGCGGCGCGAGCAAGCCGGTGGGCATCAGCACGTCCCAGCACAGCTGCCCGTGATCCCGGCCGTCGTCCGGTCCGAGATGGACGATCCGGTCGGCATACTCGCCCCATTCGGCCAGCCACATGCCGAGGTCCGCGTCCGCCCCCAGGTCGTACGCCGGTGGTTCCTCGAACGACAGGTTCATGACTCCCTCCCCCTTGTCCCGTGTCCCGCGCTGTGTGCGTGGTGGTGTTCGTGCTCGTGTGTGTGCCGAGCATCAGCGGGGACTGACGGTAACTCAGTGAGCCGGTCAGCCGCTCCCGCCCGCCAGGCAGTCGGTGACCCACTGGTGGAAGGCGCCGATGTGGTGCTCGCTGGGCACCAGCACTCCGCCGTCGCGGTAGGCGCGGGAGCTCATGGCCGGCTGGGTGCGCTCGCAGGCGTCGAAGTCCTGGGCGTTGACCCGGTGGAAGAGTTCGACGGACTTGGAGACATCGGCGCCGGAGCCGACGATCTCGGGCAGGTAGAGCCAGTCGCATTCGACCACGGTGCGGTCGGGGGCCATCGGGAACATCCGGTGGACGATGACATGGTCCGGGACGAGGTTGACGAAGACCTGCGGGCGGACGGTGATCGCGTAGTAGCGGCGGTCCTGGGTGTCCTCGATGCCGGGGAGCCGGCCGAAGCCGTCGGTGCCGTCCACGGTGAATCCGGTGGCCTCGTCGGCGAAGGCCGCACCGTGCCCGACGTAGTACTGGGCGGCGAAGCCGTCGGCGAACTCCGGGAGCACCTCGGTGAGTTCGGGGTGGATGGTGGCGCAGTGGTAGCACTCCATGAAGTTCTCGATGATGAGCTTCCAGTTGGCGCGCACGTCATAGGTGCGGCGCTCGCCGAGGGCGAGTCCTTCGGTGCGGTAGCGGTCGAGGGAGGCGGTGTCCCCCAGCCGTTCGACGGCCGCGCCGATCACGGTGTCCTCGAAGGACGGCGGCTCGTCGGCCAGGCACACCCAGGCGTAGCCGAGCCACTCACGGAGCGGCACGGTGACCAGACCCCGTTCGGTGCGGTCGATGTCCGGCATCTTCTGCAGGTTGGGGGCGGCCACCAGGCGGCCGTCGAGGTCGTAGGTCCAGGCGTGGTAGGGGCACTGGAGGTTGCGCCGGACCTCGCCGGACTCCTCGGTGCACAGCTGCGCGCCGCGGTGCCGGCAGATGTTGAGGAAGGCGCGCAGCGCACCGGCGCGGTTGCGGGTGATCAGTACGCTCTCCCGGCCGATCCGGACGGTGCGGAAGGCGCCGGGCTTCTCCAGGTCGGCGCTGCGGACCGCGCAGAACCACAGCCGTTCGAAGATCTTCTCCTGCTCCTGGCGGAAGATCCCGGGGTCGGTGTAGTGGTGGCCGGCGAGGGTGGCGATCAGGCTCGGGGCGGCAGCGGTCGCGGGCGTGGTGGGTGCCGGCGAGGACTCGGTGGGCGTGGTCGTCATGGTGGCTCTCCTCAAGCAGCCGCGGCGGCGGGCCGGCGGGGGTCGAACAGCTCGATGGGGTGCGCGGTGGCACCGGTCAGCGCGAGATCGGCGACGATCTCGCCGACCACCGGTACGAACTTGAAGCCGTGACCGGAGAAGCCGCAGGCGACGGTCACCGTCTCCGGGTGCGCGGGGTGCCGGGTGATCACGAAGTGTTCGTCGGGGGTGTTGGAGTACATGCAGGTGGCGGCCTTGAGGAAGCGGCCGGGGAGGGCGGGGATGCGCGGGGCGAGCTGGTCGGCCATGGCGCGTACCTCGTGGTCGTGCACGGTGCGTTCGATGGTCTCCGGGGTGCAGACGGTGCCCTTGCGGAAGAACGCGACCTTGGCGCCGCCGTCGGGGCCGTCGATCGACGGGAAGCCGTAGATCTGCACGCCCTGCGCGTCCTCCCAGATGTAGATCGGGTGCTGGTCAGGGACGAAGGGCGCGGTGCCGCCGGCCGGGGCGAACCAGTACATGACCTGTCGCTCGATGGTGAACGGCACGCCCAGGTCGGTGAGCAGCTGGGGCGCCCAGGCCCCGGGGCAGATCACCAACTGGCTGGCGGTGTAGGTGTTTTCGGGGGTGTGGACGCGGACCCCGGCGCCGCCGGGCAGCTCCTCCCAGCGGGTGACCGGCTCCTCGAAGTGCAGCTCGGCGCCGTCCTGGCCGGCGAGCTGGACATGCGCGGCGACGGTGTACTCGGGCCGGACCAGGCCGGCCCGTTCCTCGTACAGCGCGACCTCGTCCGCGGCGGGGGTCAGGGTCGGGAAGCGGCGGCGGATCTCGCGGGGTTCGAGCATCTCGTGCGGGAGGTCCCACTGGCGGGCGGATTCCAGGCTGCCGCGGACGGTCCGGCTGTCGGGGCGGCCGAGCATCACCCCGCCGCAGAGGGTGGCGATGTCCCGGCCGCTGTCCCGCTCCAGCTTCTCGTACAGCTCGTACGAGCGCAGCAGCAGCGGCACATACGCGGGGTCCTCGAAGTAGGACTGGCGGGTGATCCGCGAACCGCCGTGGCTGGAGCCGCGGTTGTGCACCGGGCCGAACTTCTCCAGGCCCAGGACCCGGGCGCCCCGGGCGGCGAGATGGTGGGCGGCGGCGCTGCCCATGCCGCCGAGACCGAGAACGATGACGTCGTAGGTGGGAGCCATGCGGTTGCTCCTTCTGCGTACGGAGGGCGAGCGGATCACCGGTGACCGCGGACGGGCCCCGGGGCTACCTGCGGATGCGCTCCATCTGCGGGTCGAAGAGGGGCTCTTGGGCGACGGTGGCAGGGATCTTCTCGCCGAAGTACTCGATGTGCACGGCGGTGCCGGGGACCGCCGCCGCGGCCGGCAGCCAGGCGTAGGCGATCCCGCGGCCGAGGGTGTAGCCGTAGGCGGCGGAGGTGACATAGCCGGCCGGGGTGCCGTCCACGAGGACGGGTTCCTTGCCGAGGACGACGGCCGCTGGGTCGTCGAGGGTGAGGCAGGTGAGCCGGCGGGACGCGGTCTCCTCGCTCCGGCCCTCCAGGGCCGCCCGGCCGACGAAGTCGCCCTTGGCGGGGCGGACCGCGAAGCCGACCCCCGCCTCGTAGGGGTCGTGTTCGGTGGTCATGTCATGGCCCCAGGCGCGGTAGCCCTTCTCCAGACGGAGGCTGTTGAAGGCGCTGCGCCCGGCGGCGATCACCCCGTGCTCCTGGCCCGCCTCCCACAGCATGTCCCACAGGCGCAGGCCCATATCGGCGGTGGTGTACAGCTCCCAGCCCAGTTCGCCGACGTAGCTGAGGCGCATGGCGGTGACCGGGACATGGCCGAGGTAGGTCTGCTTGGCCCGGAAGTAGCCGAAGGCCGGGTGCGAGAAGTCGTCGCGGGTCAGGGGCTGGACCAGGGCGCGGGCGAGCGGGCCCCAGACGCCGACGCAGCAGGTGCCGGAGGTGCTGTCGCGGACCTGGACTCCCTCATCGGGGGCATGCCGCAGCAGCCAGTCGAGGTCGGCTCCGCTGTTGGCGCCGACCTGGAAGCGGTCCGGGGCGAGCCGGGCGACGGTGAGGTCGGAGCGGATGCCGCCGGTCTCGTCCAGGAGCAGGGTGTAGGTGACCGCGCCGGGCTTCTTCGCGAGGTTGTTGCTGGTCATCCGCTGGAGGAAGGCGAGGGCGCCGGGACCGGTGACCTCCAGCCTGCGCAGCGGGGTCATGTCGTAGAGGGCGACCTTCTCCCGGGTGGCGCGGGCCTCGGCGGCGGCGATCGGCGACCAGTAGCGGGCCGACCAGGCGTCGCGCTCGGGGAGCTGGAGCCCTTCGGCGAGCGGGGCGTTGGCCTCGTACCAGTGCGGGCGCTCCCAACCGCCGCCCTCCAGGAAGTACGCGCCGAGCTCCTGCTGCCGTGGGTAGAAGGGGCTGGTGCGCAGCGGCCGCGGCTGTTCCATGGGCTGAAGCGGATGGATGACGTCGTAGACCTCGATGAAGTTCTGGGCGCCGCGGTCGGCGATGTAGGCGGGCGAGCGCTGGGCGTCCTCGAAGCGGTAGAGGTCGCACTCATGGATGTCGATGGCGGGCCGGCCGTCCGTCATCCACTCGGCGACGGCCTTGGCGACGCCCGCGGAGTGGGTGACCCAGACCGCCTCGGCCAGCCAGAATCCGCGCAGTTCGCGGGATTCGCCGAGGACCGGCATACCGTCGGGGGTGAAGGAGAAGACGCCGTTGAAGCCCTCGGCCACCCGGGAGGCGCCCAGTGCGGGCAGCAGTCCGACGCTGTCCTGCCAGCTCGGCGCGAAGTCCGCCGCGGTGAAGGGCAGCGAGGACGGCATGACCGGGGAATCGTCGAAGGTGGCGACGGTGAACGGGTCGACGGGCATCGGGCGGTGGGCGTAGGAGCCGATGCCGATCCGGTCGGTGTGTTCGCGGAAGTAGAGGTCACGGTCCTGGAAGCGCAGGATCGGCTTGCTCGCCTCGTCCCGTGGGTCGTTGACGCCGGCGAGCTCGGGCAGCGGTGCGGTGGTGGCGTACTGGTGGGCCAGCGGGAGGAGCGGTATGTCCACCCCGGCCATCGCGCCGATCACCGGGCCCCAGAAGCCGGCGGCCGAGACGACATGGTCGGCGGGGAAGGTGCCGCGGTCGGTGGTGACGCCGGTGACCCGGCCGTCCGCCCGCTCGATCCCGGTGACGGTGTGCCGGTCCAGGAAGCGGGCGCCGCGCTGCTCGGCCCGGGCGATCTGGGCGCGGCAGGCGAGCACGGCGCGGGCCAGCCCGTCGTCGGGGGTGTGGAATCCGCCGTAGAGCGTGGTCTCGTCCAGCATCGGCCACAGGCGCTTGCACTGCTGCGGGCCGATCAGTTCACCGCGGACGCCCCAGGACGCCGCGAGTCCGGCCTTGCGGTGCAGATCGGCCCAGCGGGCCTCGGTGGTGGCGATCTCCAGACCGCCGACCGGGTGGAAGCAGGACTGCCCGTCGACGTCGAGGGAGCCGAACTTCTGGACGGTGTAGGCGGCGAACTCGGTCAGGGTCTTGGACGGGCCGGTCTGGAAGACCAGGCCGGGAGCGTGCGAGGTGGAGCCGCCGGGGGCCGGCAGCGGGCCCTGTTCGAGGACGGTGACATCGGTCCAGCCGCGGGCGGTCAGCTCATCGGCGAGGGAGCAGCCGACGATGCCGGCACCGATGACAACCACACGGGAACTGGGGGCGGGCGTACGGGACATGTCCCTCCTCCTGCTGGTCGGGGTGGTCCACTGGGGTGGGTGTGACGCCGTTACAGGACCACGACGGAGCGCAGTACCCGGCCGTCGCGCATCTTGGCGAACGCGGACTCCACCTCGTCCAGGCCGATCGTCTCGGTGACGAATCCGTCGAGGTCGAGCCGTCCGCTGAGGTAGCGGTCGATGAGGACGGGGAAATCGCGGCTGGGCAGACAGTCCCCGTACCAGGAGGACTTCAGGGCGCCGCCGCGGGAGAAGAGATCGATGAGCGGCAGTTCGAGGCGCATGTCCGGGTCGGGGACGCCGACCTGGACCAGAGTGCCGGCCAGGTCCCGCATGTAGAAGCCCTGGCGGTAGGTCTCGGGCCGGCCCACCGCGTCGATCACCACATCCGCGCCATGGCCGCCGGTCAGTCCACGGACCGCCTCGATGGGGTCCGTACCACGGGAGTTGACGGTGTGGGTGGCGCCGAAGCGGGTGGCGCCGTCCAGCTTGTGGTCGTCGATGTCGACCGCGATGATCCGGCGCGCCCCGGCGACCGAGGCCCCGGCGATCGCCGCGTTGCCGACCCCGCCGCAGCCGATGACCGCGACGGTGTCCCCGCTGCCGACCCCGCCGGTGTGCACCGCCGCCCCGTAACCGGCCATCACTCCGCAGCCGATGAGACCGGCCGCCTCGGGACGGGCGTGCGGGTCGACCTTGACCGCCTGCCCGGCGGCGACCAGCGTCTTCTCGGCGAAGGCCCCGATGCCGAGCGCGGGGGCGAGCGGGGTGCCGTCCAGCAGGGTCATCGGCTGGGTGGCGTTGCGGGAGTCGAAGCAGTACCAGGGCCGGCCGCGGCGGCAGGACCGGCAGCTGCCGCAGGGCGCCCGCCAGGCGAGGACGACGTAGTCACCCGGGGCGAGATCGGTGACGCCGGGCCCGACGGACTCGATGACACCGGCCGCCTCATGGCCGAGGAGGAACGGGAATTGGTCGTTGATCGCCCCTTCCCGGTAGTGCAGGTCGGTGTGGCAGACCCCGCAGGCCTGCACGGCGACGAGCACTTCTCCCGGGCCGGGGTCCGGTACCACAATCATCTGCGGCTCGACGGGTGCGCCTTGTTTCGCCGCGACGACGGCATGGACGTGGTGTGGCATGCCCTACCCCTCCGTGTTGCGCACTGCACGACTGGTTGCGCGATGAGAGACATAGTGGGAACGCCGGATCGGCACCGTCAAGAGGTACGAGCCAGCTCTTGGCAACGGATTTCCCGCGCACCCGGATACGAAGGCGGGGCCGGAACATACGCCCCGGCCCCGCCGCCACCCGCACCCGTCATCGGGTCAACTGCCGTACCCCATCCGCCGCGACAGCTCCCCGGCCGCGGAAACGGTGGCCTTGACGACCTCGGGCAGCCGCTCCTCGGCCAGCCGGTAGGCGGGCACCGACACACTGATCGCCCCGATCACCGAGCCGTCGGGCGCCCGCACCGGCGCCGCGACCGCCCGCAGCCCGAGCTCCAGCTCCTCGATCGCCACCGCGAAACCCTTCTCGACCACCTCGGCGAGCTCACGGCGCAGCGCGGCTGCCGAGGTGACCGTCCGCTCGGTGAGCCGCGGCAACTTCCGCGCCAGCACGGCCTCCCGGACCGCCCTGGGCTGATACGCGAGCAGCGCCTTGCCGCTGGAGGTGGCATGCAGGGGCGTACGGCGGCCGAGCCAGTTCTGCGCGGTGACCGAGGCCGGGCCGCGCGCCTGCGTGACGTTGACCGCGGCATCGCTCTCCAGCACCGCGATGTTCACCGTCTCCCCCAGCTCCGCGGCCAGCTGCCGGCAGACCGGCGCGCCTTCCTGGGAGATGTCCAGCCGTACGGCCGCCGCTCCGGCCAGCCGCAGCACCCCGGCTCCGAGGTAGTACTTGCCGCGCTCCTGCTCCTGCCCGACCAGCCCGCGGTTCTCCAGCACACCCAGCAGCCGGAACGCGGTCGACTTGTGGACGCCCAGCTCCTCGGCGACCTCGGTCACGGCGGCCTCGCCGTGGCGGGCCAGGATCTCCAGCACGGTCACGGCCCGGTCCACGGACTGCACACCGCCCGGCTGCTTGGGCGGCTTGGCTTCCGCCTGCCCCTCCACGCTGTCCGTCATCTGTTGGATCTCACCACCTGGCACCCCGGCCGAGGCACGGGATTCGAAGGTCCGGCATTTCCGGGGACCGCTTGACGCATCCGCTCCCCGGCTGGATTCTGTTGCGCATGGCGCCTCATCGTGCGCAAAGCGAAACTCGATGATACCGAACAGTAACAGGGGGGTCCTGTGATTCCTGTCTGCCCGCTCGCCGACCTGCCCACCGGCGAGTCCGTACGCATCGACACCGCACCTCCGATCGCCGTCTTCCACACCGACGGGCAGCTGTACGCCATCGACGACACCTGCACCCACCAGGACGCCTCCCTCTCGGACGGCTGGCTGGAGGGCTGCCTGGTCGAATGCCCGCTGCACGCCGCGTCGTTCGATCTGCGCACCGGGGCGGCGACCTGCCTGCCCGCCCGCCGGGCCGTGCGCACCCACCCCGTGACCGTCGAGGACGGCATGATCTACGTCCACCACCACGCCGCCGAGGAAGGCACCGCCGCATGAAGTCGGTCGCTGTCATCGGGGCCTCGCTGGCTGGCCTTTACGCCGCGCGGGCCCTGCGCGCCCAGGGATTCGACGGCCGGCTGGTGATCGTCGGGGAGGAACACCACCGCCCCTACGACCGCCCGCCGCTGTCCAAAGCGTTCCTCACCGGCGCCACCGCGGACCAGGGTCAACTGGCCCTGGCCGACGCCGAGGAGATCGCCGAACTGGACGCCGAATGGCTGCTCGGCACCCGCGCCACCGGCCTCGACACCCAGGAGCGCGCGGTACTCCTCGACGGCGGCCGGTCCCTGACCACCGACGGTGTGGTGATCGCCACCGGCGCCACCCCGCGCCGCCTCCCCGGCCCGGCGCCCGCCGGAACCCACACCCTGCGCACCCTTGAGGACGCCCAGGCCCTGCGCGCGGAGCTGACCCGCGGCCCGGTCAGGGTCGTGGTGATCGGTGGCGGGTTCATCGGCGCGGAGGTCGCCTCGTCCTGCGCCGCACTCGGCCACGACGTCACCGTGGTCGAAGCCGCCGCGCGCCCCCTCGTCCCCCAACTCGGCGACACGATGGCCGGGATCTGCGCCGCCCTCCATGCGGACCACGGCGTCACCCTGCTCACCGGAACCGGTGTCGCCCGCCTGCACGACGGTGGCGCCGGCCACCGTGTCACCGCGGTCGAGCTGGCCGACGGCCGGCTGCTCCCCGCCGACGTGGTCGTCATCGGCATCGGGGTACGCCCCCACACCGCCTGGCTCGAAGGCTCCGGACTCCCGCTCGACGACGGGGTGTGCTGCGACGCGGGCGGGGTCACTCCGCAGCCTCATATCGTGGCGGTCGGCGATGTCGCCAGGGCGGACGGCACCCGCGCCGAACACTGGACCAGCGCCACCGAACAGGCCGCCGTCGCCGTCCGGAACCTGCTGGCCGGCCGCACCGTCGCGACCCACCGGAGCCTGCCGTACTTCTGGTCCGACCAGTACGGCGTACGCATCCAGTTCGCCGGCCGGCGCCTGCCCACCGACATCCCGCGCATCGTCGAGGGCTCACCCGACGACCGCAGCTTCCTCGCCTGCTACGAACGCGACGGGCGGACCACCGCGGTCCTGGCCCTGAACCGCCCCCGCCCCTTCATGCGCCTCCGCCGCGAACTCGCCCGCGCCGCCCAGCCGGTCACCACCTGACCCCGGCCGGCGGTGCGGTGCGAGGCGGCAGCGGGAGGGCGGCGGGATGACGGCTGTGGGATGACGGCAGCGGTGCGACGACGCGGGTGGCGACTGTGGCGCAGCAGACAGTGCACAGCGGATGACGGCGGCGCCGTGGGGTGTTCGGAACAGCGGAACGTCTGCCGGCCGGCGGCGTTCCACGCCCCGCGCCACCGTCCGCAACCGCTCCGCCGGGCGGCGGTCAGCCCGCTTTCAGCTGGGCGGCCGCGGCGTCGACGGTCTGGGTGAGCAGGGTGGCGATGGTCATGGGGCCGACGCCGCCGGGGACCGGCGTGATCAGGGCGGCGCGGGTGCGTGCCGCATCGAAGTCCACATCCCCGACGTTGCCCGGGTTGGAGCCGGCGTCTATCACGACGGCCCCGGGCTTGATGTGCTCGGCGCCCAGGAACCGGGGCCGGCCGACGGCCGCGATCAGCACATCGGCCTCCTGGGTGAGCGACACCAGATCGGTGGTGCGGGAGTGGCAGTAGGTGACGGTGGCATTGCGGCCGAGCAGCAGCATCCCCACCGGCTTGCCGAGGATCGCGCTGCGGCCGACCACGACGGCGTGCTTGCCGGCCAGGTCGACGTCATAGTGATCCAGCAGCCGGAGGATGCCGCCGGGCGTGCAGGAAGCGAAGCCGTCCA is part of the Streptomyces platensis genome and harbors:
- the sbnA gene encoding 2,3-diaminopropionate biosynthesis protein SbnA, with product MPVISAPYAFNEEELYVDLRSIFGHSLFLKCEGFNFAGSIKLKAATEMVESAERAGDLRPETVLVESSSGNLGVALSMIAASKGYRFLCVTDSRCNLATRLMMEALGSQVHVVADQESNGGFLGARLAYIRNLCAADDRCLWLSQYTNPSNWKAHYRRTAPAIARAFPRLDLLFVGAGTTGTLMGCARYFREWHRPVRIVAVDSVGSVTFGGTPGHRMIPGLGMSVQPPLLDESYVDDVVRVEEADTIRTCHRLAKRGFVFGGSTGTVVSGATDWLTLHDAQDRTAVAIAPDLGERYLDTVYHDNWVQDLYGEHVLDPEAPVSADVAPLGPTSPTGPPEAPPRRRRRRHDA
- a CDS encoding aromatic ring-hydroxylating oxygenase subunit alpha translates to MTTTPTESSPAPTTPATAAAPSLIATLAGHHYTDPGIFRQEQEKIFERLWFCAVRSADLEKPGAFRTVRIGRESVLITRNRAGALRAFLNICRHRGAQLCTEESGEVRRNLQCPYHAWTYDLDGRLVAAPNLQKMPDIDRTERGLVTVPLREWLGYAWVCLADEPPSFEDTVIGAAVERLGDTASLDRYRTEGLALGERRTYDVRANWKLIIENFMECYHCATIHPELTEVLPEFADGFAAQYYVGHGAAFADEATGFTVDGTDGFGRLPGIEDTQDRRYYAITVRPQVFVNLVPDHVIVHRMFPMAPDRTVVECDWLYLPEIVGSGADVSKSVELFHRVNAQDFDACERTQPAMSSRAYRDGGVLVPSEHHIGAFHQWVTDCLAGGSG
- the solA gene encoding N-methyl-L-tryptophan oxidase, with amino-acid sequence MAPTYDVIVLGLGGMGSAAAHHLAARGARVLGLEKFGPVHNRGSSHGGSRITRQSYFEDPAYVPLLLRSYELYEKLERDSGRDIATLCGGVMLGRPDSRTVRGSLESARQWDLPHEMLEPREIRRRFPTLTPAADEVALYEERAGLVRPEYTVAAHVQLAGQDGAELHFEEPVTRWEELPGGAGVRVHTPENTYTASQLVICPGAWAPQLLTDLGVPFTIERQVMYWFAPAGGTAPFVPDQHPIYIWEDAQGVQIYGFPSIDGPDGGAKVAFFRKGTVCTPETIERTVHDHEVRAMADQLAPRIPALPGRFLKAATCMYSNTPDEHFVITRHPAHPETVTVACGFSGHGFKFVPVVGEIVADLALTGATAHPIELFDPRRPAAAAA
- a CDS encoding GcvT family protein is translated as MSRTPAPSSRVVVIGAGIVGCSLADELTARGWTDVTVLEQGPLPAPGGSTSHAPGLVFQTGPSKTLTEFAAYTVQKFGSLDVDGQSCFHPVGGLEIATTEARWADLHRKAGLAASWGVRGELIGPQQCKRLWPMLDETTLYGGFHTPDDGLARAVLACRAQIARAEQRGARFLDRHTVTGIERADGRVTGVTTDRGTFPADHVVSAAGFWGPVIGAMAGVDIPLLPLAHQYATTAPLPELAGVNDPRDEASKPILRFQDRDLYFREHTDRIGIGSYAHRPMPVDPFTVATFDDSPVMPSSLPFTAADFAPSWQDSVGLLPALGASRVAEGFNGVFSFTPDGMPVLGESRELRGFWLAEAVWVTHSAGVAKAVAEWMTDGRPAIDIHECDLYRFEDAQRSPAYIADRGAQNFIEVYDVIHPLQPMEQPRPLRTSPFYPRQQELGAYFLEGGGWERPHWYEANAPLAEGLQLPERDAWSARYWSPIAAAEARATREKVALYDMTPLRRLEVTGPGALAFLQRMTSNNLAKKPGAVTYTLLLDETGGIRSDLTVARLAPDRFQVGANSGADLDWLLRHAPDEGVQVRDSTSGTCCVGVWGPLARALVQPLTRDDFSHPAFGYFRAKQTYLGHVPVTAMRLSYVGELGWELYTTADMGLRLWDMLWEAGQEHGVIAAGRSAFNSLRLEKGYRAWGHDMTTEHDPYEAGVGFAVRPAKGDFVGRAALEGRSEETASRRLTCLTLDDPAAVVLGKEPVLVDGTPAGYVTSAAYGYTLGRGIAYAWLPAAAAVPGTAVHIEYFGEKIPATVAQEPLFDPQMERIRR
- a CDS encoding S-(hydroxymethyl)mycothiol dehydrogenase, whose translation is MPHHVHAVVAAKQGAPVEPQMIVVPDPGPGEVLVAVQACGVCHTDLHYREGAINDQFPFLLGHEAAGVIESVGPGVTDLAPGDYVVLAWRAPCGSCRSCRRGRPWYCFDSRNATQPMTLLDGTPLAPALGIGAFAEKTLVAAGQAVKVDPHARPEAAGLIGCGVMAGYGAAVHTGGVGSGDTVAVIGCGGVGNAAIAGASVAGARRIIAVDIDDHKLDGATRFGATHTVNSRGTDPIEAVRGLTGGHGADVVIDAVGRPETYRQGFYMRDLAGTLVQVGVPDPDMRLELPLIDLFSRGGALKSSWYGDCLPSRDFPVLIDRYLSGRLDLDGFVTETIGLDEVESAFAKMRDGRVLRSVVVL
- a CDS encoding IclR family transcriptional regulator, which produces MTDSVEGQAEAKPPKQPGGVQSVDRAVTVLEILARHGEAAVTEVAEELGVHKSTAFRLLGVLENRGLVGQEQERGKYYLGAGVLRLAGAAAVRLDISQEGAPVCRQLAAELGETVNIAVLESDAAVNVTQARGPASVTAQNWLGRRTPLHATSSGKALLAYQPRAVREAVLARKLPRLTERTVTSAAALRRELAEVVEKGFAVAIEELELGLRAVAAPVRAPDGSVIGAISVSVPAYRLAEERLPEVVKATVSAAGELSRRMGYGS
- a CDS encoding bifunctional 3-phenylpropionate/cinnamic acid dioxygenase ferredoxin subunit, translated to MIPVCPLADLPTGESVRIDTAPPIAVFHTDGQLYAIDDTCTHQDASLSDGWLEGCLVECPLHAASFDLRTGAATCLPARRAVRTHPVTVEDGMIYVHHHAAEEGTAA
- a CDS encoding NAD(P)/FAD-dependent oxidoreductase; this translates as MKSVAVIGASLAGLYAARALRAQGFDGRLVIVGEEHHRPYDRPPLSKAFLTGATADQGQLALADAEEIAELDAEWLLGTRATGLDTQERAVLLDGGRSLTTDGVVIATGATPRRLPGPAPAGTHTLRTLEDAQALRAELTRGPVRVVVIGGGFIGAEVASSCAALGHDVTVVEAAARPLVPQLGDTMAGICAALHADHGVTLLTGTGVARLHDGGAGHRVTAVELADGRLLPADVVVIGIGVRPHTAWLEGSGLPLDDGVCCDAGGVTPQPHIVAVGDVARADGTRAEHWTSATEQAAVAVRNLLAGRTVATHRSLPYFWSDQYGVRIQFAGRRLPTDIPRIVEGSPDDRSFLACYERDGRTTAVLALNRPRPFMRLRRELARAAQPVTT
- a CDS encoding bifunctional 5,10-methylenetetrahydrofolate dehydrogenase/5,10-methenyltetrahydrofolate cyclohydrolase, which translates into the protein MSPEARLMDGSALARGLVEQAARRAADLTERTGTAPCLATVLVGDDPASVTYVRMKRNRCAKAGILSRHVALPAATTTAELVDTITALSNDPAVHGILLQHPAGPHIDERAAFEAIAPEKDVDGVTCHSFAAMSFGLDGFASCTPGGILRLLDHYDVDLAGKHAVVVGRSAILGKPVGMLLLGRNATVTYCHSRTTDLVSLTQEADVLIAAVGRPRFLGAEHIKPGAVVIDAGSNPGNVGDVDFDAARTRAALITPVPGGVGPMTIATLLTQTVDAAAAQLKAG